The window ACGATCACCGCCTGTTCCAGACCCACCAGGAGTTCGAGGAGGGCATGGAGCGGCTGGCACGGATCACGCCAGTGCTGGGCGCACACATGGGTGTGCGCATCGATGGCGGCGGCGAGAAGCTGTTCCTGGTCGACGACGCCGGGCGGCGCTTGCATGGCACCCAGGCGCTGGCGGCGATCACCGCGCTGGCCATGGCCGTCAACCACGGCGGCACCGTGGCGGTGCCGGTCACTGCGCCGCGCGCCTTCGAGCTGATCGCCGAGCACTATCACGGTAAGATCGTGCGCACGCGCGCGACGCTTGGCGCGCTCATGCAAACGGCTGCGACCAACCGCGATATGCTGCTGCTCGGCGATGGCGCAGGCAACTATATCTTCCCCAGCTTCTACCCGGTGGTCGACGGCATCTTCGCGATCGTGAAGATTATGGAGCTGCTGACTCTGCGCGGCAAGAGCCTCTCGCAGGTGATCCACGAGCTGCCGCACTACTACATGCACCAGACGCGCGTGCCCTGCCGCTGGGAACATAAGGGCAAGGTCATGCGCATCCTCAACCAACAGTACCAGGAGCGCCGGATCGAGCAGGTCGATGGCGTTAAGATCGACCTGGGTAACGAGTGGGTGTTGATCCTGCCCGACCCCGACGGGCCGTTCTTCCATATCATCGCCGAGGGCAGCAGCGACGAGCAGGCGCACGTGCTCACCGAAAAGTACGCCGGGCTGGTCACCGGCCTCCAGTAGCAGCTGCCCCCGCAACACCGATCGTGGCAAGCTGCGCCCGCTAACCCCTGAGCTGTCACGCAGAAACTGCAGGTTTTGAACCATGCCTACCAGGCATGTATGCGAGAGTCCTTAAGATTGATCACTAATCGCACCAAAAGCTCCTCGCTCGCACGTTCAATTTCATGCTACCCTGGCCCAAGCCGCCCTGTACCAATACTCGCCACAACCGTGCCCACTACCAGGCACTACATTCACGCAGGAGCCAGCCATGCCCACTCGCGAGCACCGCAGCCGCCTACGCGCCGCCAGCATTGTGCTGATCGCGACTCTGGCCATCAGCGCAATCGGGGTCGCGCTGGTCGCTTCGATCGAACCCTCTCGCTGGCGCGCAATCGAGCACGCCGCCGAGCGTAGCGGTTGGCTGCGCGGCGTCCCCCAGGCCGGCGACACGAATGAGTCGGCCGAGATCGAGCAGCGCGCCCGCGCGGCCTTCGATCGCCTGGCCTACCCGGCCAACCGCATCCCGCCAGATTGGCAGGGCCAGGCGCGCGCCTATGTGCGCCGGAATGTACGCGATGGGGTCGATTTCAACCCGCTGGCCGGCAACCCCAGCGGTACCCGCCCGCCCAACACCACCAGCTGGTCGCCGCTCGGCCCGGCGCCGATCGACAACAACGCTGCCTCAGATGGCTATAAGTATGGCCTGGTGACCGGCCGAATCAATGCGCTGGCAGTCGACCCGACCGACAGCACGGTGGCCTATGCCGGGGCTACTGCCGGCGGCCTGTGGAAGACCACCAGCTGCTGTACGGCCGGCACGACCTGGGTGCCGCTGTGGGAGGACAAAGACTTCGTGACCCAGGCGGTTGGCGCGATTGCGATCGACCCGAACAACCCCGCTGTGCTGTATGTCGGCACCGGCGACTTCGACGCCGGCGACCAGTTCAGCGCCGGGATTATGAAGAGCAGCGACGGCGGCACGACCTGGACGCAGCTAGGCGCCGATGTGTTCACGCCCTTCGCCAGCGGCACGCCCAACCAGCCCGACCAGAACGTCGGCGCGCTGGCGATCGACCCGCGCAACTCGAACACTGTGCTGGTCGGCACACGTTTCGGCTTCTACATCTCGTACAACGCCGGTGCCAGCTGGGCGCGCTACAATGTGCATGGCCACAGCAGCGAGTCTCAGCAGGTTTCGTCGATCGTGCTTGATGCCAGCACCAACCCTACCACGGCCTACGTGGCGATCGGCTACCCATATGCCAGCCGCGCATTTGGCGATATTGGTGGCGGCAATGGCGTGTACAAGGCCAGCCTGCCAGCCAGCGGCGCGCCCAGCTTCACGCTGCTGAACAGCGGCTGGCCGGCCGGCACCGGCAGCGGCAGCTCGAACAGCGTCGGGCGCATCCGCCTGGCCACATCGGCCCAGAACCCGCAGATCATCTACGCGCAGGTGGGCGACTACCTCCAGTTCAACGCGCTAGGCACCTGGGTTAGCACCAACGGCGGCACCAGCTGGGCGCAGCTGGCCGGCTCGGCCGATGCTGCATACACCGATTGCGACGGCATTTCGACCAGCGAAGGCCAGGATTGGTACGACCTGTTCATTGGCGTCGACCCGAGCGACGACAAGACCCTGTACATCGGCCGAACCAGCCTGTACAAACTCGTCGTAAACGCCGGCTACACCAGCGTCACCTCGCTCACCAACCTGGCGAATGTCTACAGCCAGAGCTGCGCGGGCTATGGATCGCTGCACCCCGACCAGCACAGCGTCGCGATGATCGCCAGCAACAAGTTCGTGGTTGGCAACGACGGCGGCATCTACCTGGCGAATGGGCAAGCCGGCGGCTTCACGGCCATGCAGAAAGGGCTGGACATCTCGCAGTTCTACGCCGGCCAGCTCGGCGCCGATTTCGCTACCAGCACTACCCAATTTGCCTTCGGCGGCATGCAAGACAACGGCTCGGCCAGCTGGGACGCGGCCAACAGCAGCTTGCAGTGGCAGGCGCGCGGCAACGGCGGCGACGGCTTCTTCGCCGCGTTCGACCCGCTCAGCAGCACCAAGACCCAGGGCAACTGGTATACCGAGTACACCTACGGCAGCCTGTCGTGCTCGACCACCGGCGCGCAGGGGCTGTTCAACGATTGTGTTGGCGGCTGGTATAGCCCGTTCGGCTTCCGGATCGACCGCAGCGACTGGTCGACGCCGTTTGTGCTCGACCAGCTGCACTGTACCAATATCAACTGCCGCAATATCGTGCTGGGCACCTACCGCATGTGGGCCAGCGGCACCGGCGGCACCACTCGCGCCGGCTGGGCGGCGGTGTCGCCCGACCTGACCAAAGGCAACCTGCAGAACGACAACGCGAACAACACGATCATCGATGTGCGGCTCGCGCCCGCCAGCCCGACCAGCGCGGTAGTCGGCACCGACGACGGCAATGTGCAGTGGTCGAGCAACCTGTTCAGCGGCGCCAACTGCACCCAGGCCGCCGCCGGCACCGCCGCATTCAGCTGCACGCCCAACGGCGCGGCCAGCTGGGTCAACCTGACCGGCGGTAACGCGGTGCTGCCCAACCGGGCCATTCAGGGTGTCGGCTTCGACCCGAGCAACAGCCAGGTGGTGTACGCAGCTGTAGGCGGCTTCAACGCCAACACGCCCGGCACGCCCGGCCACCTGTTCCAGGCCAGCTGTAGCGCCGGCTGCACCAGCCCGGCCGACTGGGCCTGGGTGAACAAAACCGGCAACCTGCCCGATGTGCCGGCCGACTCGGTGATCGCCAACCCGAACAACCGCAAGCAAGTGTTCGTAGGCACGCACTTCGGCTTCTACTACACGAACGACATCGACGCCGCGCCGGTGGTGTGGCAGCGCTACCAGAACAGCCTGCCCAACACCGTGATCAAATACCTGGTGATCGATCGCGGTGCCAGCACACTGGCGGCCTTCACCTACGGCCGCTCGGTGTATACGATCAAACTACCTGGCCCCGGTGGCTTCGGTCTGGTGCCAAATGCACCAGGCGGGCTGAGCGCCAGCGCCGTGTCGGGCAGCCAGATCCACCTGAGCTGGGCCGACAACGCCACTGATGAGACGAACTTCCAGATCGAGCGCTGTAGCGGCGCGAACTGCACTAACTTCGCGCTGGTCGCAACTGTCGGCGTGAATACCACGGGCTATAACGATACCGGCCTGACTATCAGCACCAGCTACAGCTACCGCGTGCGCGCCACGAATGCAGCCGGCGGCTCGGACTACACCAACACCGCCAGCGCCACCACGCTCGCGCAGCAGCAGCGCGATCTGTTCGTGCCGGTAGCCATCAATAGCTTGCCCTAGCACGGCTTGCAGCTGCGTGCAAAAAAAACCGGCACGCGCAGATCGGCACGTACCGCGCTGCCAAAGCCAAACCGCCGGCGGCGGAAGCTGCGGCCGCTTTACCGAAAATTAAGACTTGTGCAAGAGTCGAATAAGACCCGCCTGCTATGCTGTGCGCGCAGGAACAGTCGTATTCGCAGTGAGTACTACGAAAGGCGGGCGGCCATGTCGATTGCCGACCTCAAGGCGCGCACACAGCATATCTTCGACGTATTCAACCAGCACGATGCCATTGCGGCGGCGGCGCACTTCACCGATACTGCCGAGCTGTGCGATGTGGCCGTGTCGCGGCCCGTGCTCGGCCGCGAGCAGATCGCAGCGATCTATGCGCGGCATTTTGCTGCCATCCCCGACTCGCACGTGCGCATCGATCGGATGGTGGCCGAAGGCCAGACTGTAGCAGTCGAGTGGACGCTGGCCGGCACGCATCGCGGCCGGCTGCTGGGTATTCCCGCCACCGGCAAGCCAATCTGCTTCACCGGTGTCAGCTTGATCCGCTTTCAGGCCGGCCTGGCCGTCGCCGACACGCGCATCTGGGACGTGGCCGGGCTGCTACGCCAGATCGGGCTGCTGCCCAGCCCGGAGTAGCCCGCACGCTAAATACGACTCGGCGCCGTAGGCCGCGCAGTGCGGCTGCGGCGCTGTTTTGTAATGAACCGGACTCTGGCTGGTCAGATCAGGTATGTATAATGGACGTAGAACGTACGCAACCCGAGGGTTAGCGCCATGGCCACTCCAACCATCAATCTACACGCCACACTCGAGCTCGACGCAACACCCGAACAGCTCTGGCCGCTGCTCTCCGACACCGGGCGGATTGATCGCGCGATCGGCATCCCGGCCTTCGAGCGCAGCACCCTCCAGCCCGATCTCTCGTTTGCCGTCAGCAGCCACTACCTCGGCTTCCCAGTCGCCTGGAACGAATATCCCTACCAGTGGGTGTTCGAGCAGTGGTACCAGGTCGAGCGCGCCTTCCAGCCGCCGGTGCCGGTGCGGCGCCTCATGACCCGCACGACCCTGTCGGCGCTGCCCGATCGGCGCACGCACCTCGATGTGATTGTGCAGTTCGAGCCGCGTGGCCTGCTGGGCCGCACGCTGGCGCCGCTGTACATCGGCCAGAAGCTGCTGCGCGACCTGCTGCGCGCCTATCGCACGTTTGCCGCACTGGCGATTACGGCCGCGCAGGCGCTGCCGCCGCCACTGCGGGCGCCGCTGGTCGATTCGGATCGGCTGCAGCTGGCCACCGATCACCTGCGCCAGCTGGGGCAGCCCGCAGCGCTAATTGAGCAGCTGGCTGCGCATGTGCGCCGCGCCGATGATCCCGATGTCATTCGCATGCGCCCGTTCGCGCTGGCCGATACCTGGGGCCAACCACGGCTCGAGCTGCTGCGGCTGTTTCTGTATGCCACGCGCGCCGGCCTGCTCGATATGGAATGGGATGTGCTGTGCCCGAATTGCCGTGGCCCAAGCGTGCGCACTGCTACGCTGCAGGATCTATCGACCGACGCGCACTGTAGCTCGTGCAACATTCGCTACGATATTAACTTCGACGAGTCGGTCGAGCTGCGCTTCACGGTTAGCCCGAGCATTCGCGCCACCACCGACCTAGCATACTGCATCGGTGGCCCGGCCAACACCCGCCATATTGTCTCGCAGATCTGGCTGCCGCCGCGCGGCACCAAGCAGCTGCACATGCGGCTCGATCCCGGTGAGTATCGGCTGCGTACACGCCAACTTGCGCCGATTGCGCTTGTAAGCGTGGCGCCCGGCCACCTGGCCGATTCGGCCAGCGTGCAGCTCGACGCAGCGCAGCTGCATGTCGGGCAGGCCCACCTGGCAGCTGGGCCAGTGACGCTGTCGCTCGAGAACACCAGCGCCGAAAGCCTGCTGCTCGTGCTCGAGCAGACTGCTTGGAGCGCGCAGGCTGCCAGTGCTGCGCTGGTGACTTCGATGGCCGAGTTTCGGCAGCTGTTCTCGTCGCAGGTGCTCGCGCCCGGCCTGGGCGTGGCCATCCGCAATCTAACATTCCTGTTCAGCGATCTGAAGGGTTCAACCGCACTGTACGACATGATCGGCGACTCGCCGGCCTATGCCCGCGTACGCGACCATTTCGCGATCATGCAGGCGACGATTGCCGGCTGGCGTGGCGCGCTGGTCAAGACGATCGGCGACGCAGTGATGGCGGTATTTTCGTCGGCCGAGGATGCGCTCGAAGCCAGCATCGCCATCCAGCACGAGTTTACCCGCGGGCAGATCGCCAGGGGCGACCCGCCGCTATGCGTAAAGCTGGGGCTGCACCGCGGCCCGTGTATCGCCGTGAATGCGAACGAGCTGCTCGATTACTTCGGCTCGACGGTGAATATTGCTGCGCGCGTACAGAACGAGAGCATCGGCGGCGATATTGTGGTGACACCCGAGGTGCTGAGCGACCCTGGTGTGCGGCGCGTGCTGGCGCGCGAGGCGCCAGTGGCCGAGACGTTCGAGCGCGAGCTGAAGGGCTTTGCGCAAACGTTTACGCTCACGCGGCTGTGGCTGCCGGCCAGCGCGCCGGCGCTCGTGGCGTAGATCGAAACGCCGTTCGGCTTACCCACAGCCCCACAAAGTGCGCAGAACATCGCGCACCTCGCGGGTTGCTTGGCCCCGCTTCGTTTCAACTCCCCGACGAAGGCCGTGGTGGATCGAGCGCATCGTCGTGTACTTCGTGGTTACAGTTCTGCCGTATGTGTAGAGTTTTGGCCCTAGCCCCCCAGCGCGGCCACCAGCTCGGGCAGGCCGGCAAACACCGCATCGGGCTGCAGCGCGCTCTGCTCCAGATCGGCGCGCGTGGTCACACCCGTGAGCACCAGCGCCGAGGCCAGGCCCGCGCCAGCCGCCCCGGCAATGTCGGTGTCGAGCCGGTCGCCCACTGCCAGTGTGCGCCGCGCGTCGCCGCCCAGGATCTCGATCGCCGTCAGGAACATCGCTGCGCCGGGCTTACCGATCACCAGCGGCTCGACATCGGTGGTGGCGCGCAGCAGCGCAATGATCGCCCCCGCGCCCGGCACCAGGCCTTCCGCCACCGGCAGCGTCCGGTCGGGGTTGGTGGCCACATAGCGTGCCCCGGCCCGAATGGCCAGCGTCGCAATCTTCAGCTTCTGGTAGGTCAGCTCGGTATCGAGCCCCGACACCACCAGCTGTGGCGTGTGCTCGTCGTACACAAAGTAGCCATCGCCGAAGAGCGCCTCGCGCAGGCCCTGCATACCGATGTAGAACGCACGCGTACCGCGCGGCAGCTCGCGCTCGAGCAGGCGCCGGGTCGCCGTCGACGAGGTGACGATCTGCGTGGCCGGAATGCCGATGCCCATGCCGGCCAGCTTGGCCTCGTACTGCTGCGGCGTCATGGTCGAATTATTCGTGACACAGGCGTACGTAATGCCACGCGCGGCGCACAGTGCCAGCAGATCATTCACGCCGGGCAGCGGCTGCGGCCCACGATAGATCACACCGTCCATGTCGAGTAAGATCGTGGTGTATTGGCTCAGATCGATCACGGCTCTCACCTCTATGTGCCTGCGGTGCCAAGCACCTTGGCCATCATCACATTGCTACATGCGCTCGGGCGCCTTGATGCCCAGCAGCCCCATCCCGTTCCTGAGCGCCTGGGCAGTGGCAGCCACCAGGCGCAAGCGGGCCGCCCGCAGCTCGGGCGTCTCGGCCTTCAGTACCGAGCAGTCGCGGTAGAACCCCGCCAGCGCACGCGCCATCTCGTAGCACCACTCGGCGACCACAAACGGTGCGTAGCGCGCGCCAGCCTCGCGCACCGCGCCTGGCAGCCGGGCCAGCTGCTTGACCACCGCCGTCTCGGCCGGGTGCGCCAGCAGCGCCGGGTCGTAGGGCGCCTGTGTAGCGGCACTCAGGCCTTCGTCGGCAACCCTGCGGATGATCGAGCGGCAGCGCGCGTACATATACTGGATGTAAGGCGCGCTGTTGCCCTCGAGCGTCAGCATCCGCTCCCAGTCGAGCGTGATATTGCGCCGCGTATCTTGGTATAGGTCGTTGTACATCACCGCGCCCACGCCGACGATCTCGGCCACCGCCTCCTTCTCGTCGTCGGGCAGCTCGGGGCCGGCATGCTCAACCACCGCGCGCGCGCGCTGCTGCGCATCGTCGAGCAGGTCGGCCAGGTAGATCATGTTGCCACGGCGGGTCGAGAGCGGCGCGCCGTGCTGGTCGAAGATCGTGCCGAACTTGATATGCTCGAGCTGGACATCGCCGGCATAGCCCATGGCACGCACCAGCGCGAACAGCTGGCGGAAGTGCAGCTCTTGCGGCATGCCCACCACGTACAGGATCTGCGACGGGCTGAACTCGCGCAGGCGAAACAGGATCGTTGCGACATCGCGGGTGTGATACAGCGTACCGCCATCGCTGCGCTGGAGTAGGAACGTGGGCATGCTGTTGCCCAGATCGACCACGACGGCACCGCCTTCGTCGCGGTAGGCCACCTTTTTCGCGAGTGCTTCGTCGATCACGCCTGCCAGCATCGGCTCGTAGAAGCTCTCGCCAAAGATATGGTCGAAGTGGACTCCCAGCCGTTCGTAGTTGCGCCGGTTCGCGCTGATCGTCAGGTCGACCATCCACTGCCACAGCGCGCGCGCGGTCGGGTCGCCCTGCTCGAGCCGCAGCGACCACGCGCGGGCCTCGTCGTCGAGCGTGCTGACACCCTGCTCTTTCTCGTCTTTGGCCAGCTTGGCATACTGGGCGTATAGCTTGTCGATCTGCGCCAGCGCCTCTTCGCCCTCGCCGCCGGGCTTGCCCCACTTGACGATCGCGGCAATGTTCATGCCGAACTGCTTGCCCCAATCGCCCAGGTGGTTATCGCCGATCGTATGGTAGCCCAGGAACCGGAAGATATTGTGCAGCGCCTGGCCGATGATCGTCGAGCGGATGTGCCCGACGTGCATCAGTTTGGCCACGTTCGGCGACGAGTAATCGATCACCACGGTGCGCCTGGCACCCTGGTCGTCGCTGCCGTAGCGCGCCCCCAGCGCTTCGATCTCTTCAAGCACGGCGGCAGTCAGCCGTGTGGCGTCGAGGCTGAAGTTGAGAAACGGCCCGGCAGCCACAACGTTGGCGATCAGCGAGTCGGCCGGCACTTCGATCGATGCGGCCAGCGCCTGGGCAAGCTGCGGCGGCGCCAGCCCTAGCTCTTTGGCGGCTTTGAATGCCGGGAAGGCCAGATCGGCCGGGATATTCGGCTTCGGCGCGGCTACCTCAACCTGCGCTTCGAGCAGCTTGCCCGTCGCCAGCAGCGCAGCGCGCACGTGCTGCTCAAACCGATCGAGTGCGTAATCCATGGATTGCCCCCTTGAGGGCGGCGACAGCCCGCCGCCTGCCGAGTTCGCGGCCAAGTATATGCGCAACCGGCGCACAGCGCAAACGCGCCGCGTCTGGCGCATATGAATCGAGCATCGGAGATTGTAAGCGAATCTTCATCCGGGCCCCTTGCGGCGCATCCTCTGCACGTGCTACGATCGCCAGAGCCAGGTAGATTCGACGCATTGTGACGCCATATAGCAGCTGCCACGCCGCCACTGCAGGTGATACGCTTGGCGGCGATTACTCGGTTGGGGCCAGCGCGCGCCTATCGGTGCGTAGCGGTGCGGCAAGCGGGCGCAGATGCGGCATGCGCCGCTCACTACGGGCACACAGCATATGTCACTATTTCGGGCCATTCGCCTCGACATTCGCACCAAGGTTTTGCTGCTGGCCCTGGCGCTGGCACTGCCGCCGCTGCTGATCGTGAGCCTGATGGGCCTGGCCAGCCTCAATACGGCACGCGATACCGCCCAGGCAATCTCGATCGCTGCGCTGCGCACCCAGGCCGAGGCCAACCTGGCCAAGCGCGCCGCCGACAAAGCCCGGCTCTACAACGCCACACTCGAAGACATTCAGCGCCAGGTCGAGGGCGTCGCCACTAATGTGACCTCACTCATGGGCGCCGGCTTACCGCCCACCAGCTCTTCCGGGCGCGTGTGGATCTCGCCAGGCGGGCCTAGCCCGTCGGGCGAGGCCAGCTACCCCCAGTCGGTCGCGCGGGCGCGCCAGTTCATACCCATCCTCGCAACCGTAGTGCAGCGCTACAAGCTGATCAGCCTGGGCTATGTCGCACTCGACGAGGGCGGCGTGATCGCGTTCGACCACGATATCAACGATACGTTGCTGCAGGTGCAGCCGTTCGACCCGCGCACGCGCCCCTGGTATATCAGCGCGCGCGCCGCTGGCCATACCGTGTGGGTCGATACCTACATCGATGCGAATACGAAGCAGCTGGCCACCACCTGCGCCACACCATTCTACGACAAGCGCGATAACCTGCTGGGGGTGGTGGGCTTCGACCTGCTGCTCGACACGATTCAGCAGGATCTGCTCAAGCTCGATATGGGCCAGTCGGGCTATGCCTTCCTGGTCAACGGCGAGGGCCAGGTGCTGGTGCGGCCCGATCTGCGGCCCAACGGCCAGCTCTGGAACAAGCCGTTCGCCAGCGAGAACCTGCTGACCACCAGCGACGACAAACTACACGCAGCCTTCGAGCGCATGGTCAACCGCGAGCAGGGCGTCGAGCGCATTATCCTGAAGGGCGATAGCGTGTACCTGGCCTACGCGCCGATCCAGAGCACCGGCTGGAGCGTTGGTATCGTCATCCCCGAGGCCGAGATCATCCGCCCGGCCGAGGCGGTCGGCACGGCAATTGGGGCCGGGCAGGCCCGCCTGCGCCAGGGCATCGTGGTGGTGGTCGTGTCGAGTATTCTGGCTGTGCTGGTGCTCGGCATGATCTTCTCGTGGCTGCTCACCGGCCCCATCCGCCGCCTACAGATCGGCGCACAGCGCGTGGCCGCCGGCGACCTGCAGCACCGGCTGCCGCAGGCCAGCAACGACGAGATTGGCGACCTGGTGATCTCGTTCAATGTGATGACCAACGTGC of the Candidatus Kouleothrix ribensis genome contains:
- a CDS encoding fibronectin type III domain-containing protein; translated protein: MPTREHRSRLRAASIVLIATLAISAIGVALVASIEPSRWRAIEHAAERSGWLRGVPQAGDTNESAEIEQRARAAFDRLAYPANRIPPDWQGQARAYVRRNVRDGVDFNPLAGNPSGTRPPNTTSWSPLGPAPIDNNAASDGYKYGLVTGRINALAVDPTDSTVAYAGATAGGLWKTTSCCTAGTTWVPLWEDKDFVTQAVGAIAIDPNNPAVLYVGTGDFDAGDQFSAGIMKSSDGGTTWTQLGADVFTPFASGTPNQPDQNVGALAIDPRNSNTVLVGTRFGFYISYNAGASWARYNVHGHSSESQQVSSIVLDASTNPTTAYVAIGYPYASRAFGDIGGGNGVYKASLPASGAPSFTLLNSGWPAGTGSGSSNSVGRIRLATSAQNPQIIYAQVGDYLQFNALGTWVSTNGGTSWAQLAGSADAAYTDCDGISTSEGQDWYDLFIGVDPSDDKTLYIGRTSLYKLVVNAGYTSVTSLTNLANVYSQSCAGYGSLHPDQHSVAMIASNKFVVGNDGGIYLANGQAGGFTAMQKGLDISQFYAGQLGADFATSTTQFAFGGMQDNGSASWDAANSSLQWQARGNGGDGFFAAFDPLSSTKTQGNWYTEYTYGSLSCSTTGAQGLFNDCVGGWYSPFGFRIDRSDWSTPFVLDQLHCTNINCRNIVLGTYRMWASGTGGTTRAGWAAVSPDLTKGNLQNDNANNTIIDVRLAPASPTSAVVGTDDGNVQWSSNLFSGANCTQAAAGTAAFSCTPNGAASWVNLTGGNAVLPNRAIQGVGFDPSNSQVVYAAVGGFNANTPGTPGHLFQASCSAGCTSPADWAWVNKTGNLPDVPADSVIANPNNRKQVFVGTHFGFYYTNDIDAAPVVWQRYQNSLPNTVIKYLVIDRGASTLAAFTYGRSVYTIKLPGPGGFGLVPNAPGGLSASAVSGSQIHLSWADNATDETNFQIERCSGANCTNFALVATVGVNTTGYNDTGLTISTSYSYRVRATNAAGGSDYTNTASATTLAQQQRDLFVPVAINSLP
- the argS gene encoding arginine--tRNA ligase, giving the protein MDYALDRFEQHVRAALLATGKLLEAQVEVAAPKPNIPADLAFPAFKAAKELGLAPPQLAQALAASIEVPADSLIANVVAAGPFLNFSLDATRLTAAVLEEIEALGARYGSDDQGARRTVVIDYSSPNVAKLMHVGHIRSTIIGQALHNIFRFLGYHTIGDNHLGDWGKQFGMNIAAIVKWGKPGGEGEEALAQIDKLYAQYAKLAKDEKEQGVSTLDDEARAWSLRLEQGDPTARALWQWMVDLTISANRRNYERLGVHFDHIFGESFYEPMLAGVIDEALAKKVAYRDEGGAVVVDLGNSMPTFLLQRSDGGTLYHTRDVATILFRLREFSPSQILYVVGMPQELHFRQLFALVRAMGYAGDVQLEHIKFGTIFDQHGAPLSTRRGNMIYLADLLDDAQQRARAVVEHAGPELPDDEKEAVAEIVGVGAVMYNDLYQDTRRNITLDWERMLTLEGNSAPYIQYMYARCRSIIRRVADEGLSAATQAPYDPALLAHPAETAVVKQLARLPGAVREAGARYAPFVVAEWCYEMARALAGFYRDCSVLKAETPELRAARLRLVAATAQALRNGMGLLGIKAPERM
- a CDS encoding HAD-IIA family hydrolase; the protein is MIDLSQYTTILLDMDGVIYRGPQPLPGVNDLLALCAARGITYACVTNNSTMTPQQYEAKLAGMGIGIPATQIVTSSTATRRLLERELPRGTRAFYIGMQGLREALFGDGYFVYDEHTPQLVVSGLDTELTYQKLKIATLAIRAGARYVATNPDRTLPVAEGLVPGAGAIIALLRATTDVEPLVIGKPGAAMFLTAIEILGGDARRTLAVGDRLDTDIAGAAGAGLASALVLTGVTTRADLEQSALQPDAVFAGLPELVAALGG
- a CDS encoding ester cyclase: MSIADLKARTQHIFDVFNQHDAIAAAAHFTDTAELCDVAVSRPVLGREQIAAIYARHFAAIPDSHVRIDRMVAEGQTVAVEWTLAGTHRGRLLGIPATGKPICFTGVSLIRFQAGLAVADTRIWDVAGLLRQIGLLPSPE